The Verrucomicrobiia bacterium genome includes a window with the following:
- a CDS encoding NirA family protein translates to MSNLPLKFINGEPLNDDQRKYLEGFFAGLTEQGLKFSDIEAAPAAAKDALEDLIFEERVKRELHPLDAYGQIVENATNNKPPDKEDGFRFKWNGLFFLTPMKDAFMARLRIPGGALTSFQLRELSRIAQELTSGYVQITTRANLQMRLIQPRDAPEVLRCIQSIGLHTRGAGADNIRNLTANPTAGIDPVELIDVMPLVHALAQIIINDRSFYNLPRKFNIAYDGGGLIGSVEDTNDIGVKAVKVGEEVFFRIALGGATGHKTFARDLGVLVAPAEINKVVVAIVRVFIERGCRTDRKRARLKHLLEKMPLEEYLAQVETKLGTKLTRAALDPAMVRWADQELPHSHVGDFPQKQRGLNYVGATCPAGQITPKQLLRLAELAELYGSREVRLTVWQNFIIPNVPDAFVATLKRTLAKSGFGVEQSHVASGVIACTGNSYCKFAQSNTKGHALELIRHLKKNVELDQPVNIHLTGCPNSCAQHYMGDIGLLGTKIGGEDGYHVFLGGGFGKHQAVGRQVFTGLRASELSPTIEKILRVYLKKRAGRESFQQFSTRHDLNTLQAMFSNDE, encoded by the coding sequence ATGAGTAATCTGCCGCTCAAATTTATCAATGGCGAACCGCTGAACGACGATCAGCGAAAATATCTCGAAGGATTTTTCGCCGGGCTCACGGAGCAGGGTTTGAAATTCTCCGATATTGAAGCTGCGCCCGCCGCCGCGAAAGATGCGCTCGAGGATTTGATTTTCGAGGAACGCGTCAAACGCGAATTGCACCCGCTCGACGCCTACGGACAAATCGTCGAAAACGCCACCAACAATAAACCGCCCGATAAGGAAGACGGCTTTCGTTTCAAGTGGAATGGATTATTTTTCCTCACGCCGATGAAGGACGCTTTCATGGCGCGGCTGCGGATTCCCGGCGGCGCGCTGACCTCCTTTCAACTTCGCGAACTGAGCCGCATCGCGCAGGAACTGACGAGCGGTTATGTGCAGATCACTACGCGCGCGAACCTGCAAATGCGCCTCATCCAGCCCAGGGACGCGCCCGAAGTGTTGCGCTGCATCCAAAGCATCGGCCTGCACACGCGCGGCGCGGGCGCGGACAATATCCGCAATCTCACGGCGAATCCCACCGCGGGCATTGATCCTGTCGAATTAATTGACGTGATGCCGCTCGTCCACGCGCTCGCGCAAATCATCATCAACGACCGTTCGTTTTATAATTTGCCGCGCAAGTTCAATATCGCCTACGACGGCGGCGGACTCATCGGCTCCGTCGAGGATACGAATGATATCGGCGTCAAAGCCGTCAAGGTCGGCGAAGAAGTTTTCTTTCGCATCGCGCTCGGCGGCGCAACGGGCCATAAAACTTTTGCACGCGACCTCGGCGTGCTCGTCGCGCCCGCGGAAATCAACAAAGTGGTTGTGGCTATCGTGCGCGTGTTCATCGAACGCGGCTGCCGCACCGACCGCAAGCGCGCGCGCCTGAAACATCTGCTCGAAAAAATGCCGCTGGAGGAATATCTGGCGCAGGTGGAAACCAAGCTCGGCACAAAATTAACCCGCGCCGCCCTGGATCCCGCAATGGTTCGCTGGGCCGATCAAGAACTTCCGCATTCGCATGTGGGAGATTTTCCGCAGAAACAACGCGGTCTGAATTACGTCGGCGCCACCTGCCCCGCCGGGCAGATCACGCCCAAACAGCTTTTGCGCCTCGCGGAACTCGCGGAACTTTACGGCAGCCGCGAAGTACGCCTGACGGTCTGGCAAAATTTTATTATTCCTAATGTGCCGGATGCGTTCGTCGCCACGTTGAAGCGTACGCTGGCTAAGTCCGGTTTCGGTGTCGAGCAATCGCACGTGGCCAGCGGCGTCATCGCCTGCACCGGGAACAGCTATTGCAAATTCGCCCAGTCGAACACGAAGGGCCACGCACTCGAATTGATTCGCCACCTGAAAAAAAATGTCGAACTGGATCAACCGGTCAACATCCACCTCACCGGCTGTCCGAATTCCTGTGCCCAACATTACATGGGCGACATCGGTTTGTTGGGCACAAAAATCGGCGGCGAGGATGGGTATCATGTTTTCCTCGGCGGTGGTTTTGGGAAACATCAAGCCGTGGGCCGTCAGGTATTCACCGGTTTGCGCGCGTCGGAATTATCGCCGACGATTGAAAAGATTTTGCGCGTGTATCTGAAAAAACGCGCGGGCCGGGAGAGTTTTCAACAGTTCAGCACGCGCCACGATCTGAACACGCTCCAGGCCATGTTCTCGAATGACGAATGA
- a CDS encoding sulfite reductase subunit alpha: MPTIPFIPENAPFNPQQRLWLNGYMAGFLASKGYVHTSEIRGGETPAATVPVVILFGSQTGTAEKLAKQIAKQSKTQGCNARVLDAAEHAKVDWSKETNLLVVTSTYGDGDMPDNAQAFWDWLQTDAAAAMAHLHFSVLALGDTNYEQFCAAGKKMDARLEKLGAKRIHPLADCDLDYEAKAKAWQEGVLRALAPTTNAPAESPAIQISEAAPEKVFSKTNPFAARLLTNRKLNAEGSEKETRHFEISLAGSDLNYESGDALGIYPVNCSELVSDVLRALGCDGEEAVSLSSGEVPLRKALSETFDITKPSPELLQYVAVHNSDLRALLEPDRKEDLRKWLWGREVIDLLMRTPAAKFSPAEFIGQLKKMAPRLYSIASSPKAHAGQVHLTINVVRHQSHGRARKGVASTFLADRVGTETSVPVFIQTSHGFRLPADAATSVIMIGPGTGVAPFRGFLHERRAAAAKGRNWLFFGEQRAASDFYYRDELEQMQADGSLAKLSTAFSRDQAQKIYVQDRMLEHGTEFWSWLQDGAHVYVCGDASRMAKDVDAALHKIIETVGGKSADDAKAYVAKLKTDKRYQRDVY; encoded by the coding sequence ATGCCAACCATACCATTCATACCCGAGAACGCGCCGTTCAATCCGCAACAGCGATTGTGGCTGAACGGTTACATGGCGGGATTCCTCGCCAGCAAAGGCTACGTCCACACGAGCGAAATCCGCGGCGGAGAAACCCCCGCCGCAACCGTGCCCGTCGTCATATTGTTCGGAAGCCAGACCGGAACCGCCGAAAAATTGGCGAAACAAATCGCTAAACAGTCCAAGACCCAGGGGTGCAACGCGCGTGTGCTTGATGCCGCCGAACACGCCAAGGTGGATTGGTCAAAAGAGACGAACTTGCTCGTCGTCACAAGCACTTACGGCGATGGCGATATGCCGGACAACGCGCAAGCGTTCTGGGATTGGCTGCAAACCGACGCGGCGGCGGCGATGGCGCATCTCCATTTTTCCGTGCTCGCACTGGGCGATACCAACTACGAACAGTTCTGCGCCGCGGGGAAAAAAATGGACGCACGCCTCGAAAAACTGGGGGCAAAACGGATTCATCCGTTGGCCGATTGCGATCTGGATTACGAAGCGAAGGCCAAAGCTTGGCAGGAAGGCGTATTGCGCGCATTGGCTCCGACAACAAACGCTCCCGCCGAATCTCCGGCTATTCAAATTTCCGAGGCCGCGCCTGAAAAAGTTTTCTCAAAAACGAATCCTTTCGCCGCGCGATTGCTAACCAATCGCAAATTGAACGCCGAAGGTTCGGAAAAAGAAACGCGCCACTTCGAGATTTCCCTCGCCGGTTCCGATTTGAATTATGAATCCGGCGACGCCCTTGGGATTTATCCGGTTAATTGCTCTGAACTCGTCAGCGATGTGCTGCGCGCGCTGGGTTGTGACGGCGAGGAGGCGGTGAGCCTTTCAAGCGGTGAAGTTCCTTTGCGCAAAGCTCTCAGTGAGACGTTTGACATCACGAAACCGTCGCCGGAACTGCTGCAATATGTGGCCGTCCACAATTCCGATTTGCGCGCGTTGCTTGAGCCCGACCGCAAGGAAGATTTGCGCAAATGGCTTTGGGGCCGCGAGGTCATTGACCTGTTGATGCGAACCCCAGCCGCGAAATTTTCGCCGGCTGAATTTATCGGCCAGCTTAAAAAAATGGCGCCGAGATTATATTCCATCGCTTCGAGTCCGAAGGCGCATGCGGGCCAGGTGCATTTGACCATCAACGTCGTGCGCCATCAATCGCATGGTCGCGCGCGCAAAGGCGTGGCCTCCACTTTTTTGGCCGACCGCGTCGGAACGGAAACTTCCGTGCCGGTGTTCATTCAAACTTCGCATGGGTTTCGCCTGCCCGCCGATGCCGCCACGTCCGTCATTATGATCGGCCCGGGCACGGGAGTCGCGCCCTTTCGCGGATTTCTGCACGAACGCCGCGCCGCTGCAGCCAAAGGTCGGAACTGGCTTTTCTTTGGTGAGCAGCGCGCCGCCAGCGATTTTTATTATCGCGACGAACTGGAGCAGATGCAGGCGGATGGCAGCCTCGCAAAATTATCCACCGCCTTCTCGCGCGATCAGGCGCAAAAAATTTATGTGCAAGATCGGATGCTCGAGCACGGAACCGAATTCTGGTCGTGGTTGCAGGATGGCGCGCACGTGTATGTCTGCGGCGACGCTTCGCGCATGGCGAAGGACGTGGATGCCGCGCTGCACAAGATCATTGAAACCGTAGGCGGTAAAAGCGCGGACGACGCCAAGGCTTATGTCGCAAAATTGAAGACGGACAAGCGCTATCAACGGGACGTTTATTGA